A window of Candidatus Lokiarchaeota archaeon genomic DNA:
AATCACGTCAGGTTTTATCGAGGTTACTAGAGACTTGATTCTCTCCGGCACGAATTTGTAATCCAGCGGCAATTCAACACCTTTGACGACGTAGCTTCCAGTATCCTGCCCGTCTAATTCTTTGGCAATCTCTGCCGATGGATTGACTGAATATTCGTCAAATGGCTCATATCCTGTGACTAGAGCAATTGGTGAATCAGGAGACATACTAATCTATGATTTAAATCAAGCATTAAACGGTTACTCTCTTCTGACCTGTATATCACTTTCAGATTGTAATCGCACGAATCACAAACCAGCTGCCCAGACCTATCTGAAAGAGGCCGATTATCACATTTATGAGATTGATTCCACGCCAAGTCGCTTTTTGAGCAGCTGCATCCGTTGTTACAGCCAGAAATCCTCCGAATATGAAATCAGTAGAAATGTGTGTTAGGTAGATCAATGTACCAGCCAACAGGATGGTGCCAAGACCGACACTGAGCTCGGAAATAAGCATAGATACGTTAGCTACACCCACAGCAAACCACCAGAGCAAGAAATATGGTGAAAAGATGCTAACTACAATCCCCTGAGCTGTTGCCTCGATGGCAGTAGAAGCAGTATCGTTATTCTCTTCGGTTTTGCCTGGATTCTCCTCTTTTGCCCGATAGTCACGTAGTGCTAAACCCCCGTATGCTACAATCACAATCCCACCGAAGAAGAGCAGCATATCAATAGCGAAGGGCGTTAGGGAAATCATCTCGACACTGATAGCTAGTGCGAATACAATACCCAGCTCGACCAGCGCATGCCCAACCATTGGAAGTATGCCGTAGATCTTACCCTTCTTCGTTGCCTGCATAATCACAGCTGCGGAGAGGGGGCCTGGCGCCAGTGCCCCTGTAAGCGAGAGCAAGAACCAAGCCAGAAGAATTTGAAATATGCTCACAGTGGCAACTCCTGTCATACCTCCCCTGTTTAAATAGAAAACTCTGACGATATGGATGCGCCATAGTTGTATTACAAATCATACAACACGGTGTCTCAGACCCTCTAGAACTCCTAATGGATTTCTGGGTGAGCCAAACGCATTCGCTCAAGAGTGGTTTGGCTATGAAACAGGTACAAGTCTTCCTGCCCTTTGATAAGACCGTGGAAGTCTGCAACTGTTTGGTAGAATTCCCCTACTGGTCATGAACATAGTTGTGATAGATGTAGCGACCACCATCATGTTTCGGATCAAGAAACTGACAAGAATCTCGGATAAATCGGAAACTTGGAGGTATGTAACCACTTTCAAGCAACCAGAGAGAGCAAGTCTCTATCACAAAGAGGAAAAAGGAGAAAATATGGCAAAGCAAAAACCTGAAAAGGAACAAAAAGTTGACCCTCACACATAGGAAAGTGAAGCAAAATAAAGCCTCATAAGCCTCCTTTTGCGCATTTATTTCAAATGGAAAAGTGCTTTAAGCGACCACGCAGACACGATGAAAAACAAGGCGTACGGGCTACCTAGAGGTATGAGCTGAATGGAACAGGAAGAACAAGAAAATTCAGAAGTCAAGCGAGAGGTAGGCGTTTATACTCTGATCGCCATAGGCGTAGGCGGGACGTTAGGCGCCTCAATTTTTGCAATACTTGGATATGCTGCTGGAATGGCAGGCCCTTCTGTGGTGCTTTCATTTCTTATTGGCGGTCTCCTCACCGTTTTGGTAGGACTAACCTACTCCGAGCTTTCATCCACCTTTCCAGAGTCCGGCGGGGGTTACACTTTTGCCAAGAAAGCGTATGGCGGATTACCGGCATTTCTAACAGGTTGGCTTATGGCCTTCTCCAATATCGTATTTGGTGCACTTAGCGCACTTGGTTTTGCCCAGATCATTGGTTTCGTCGCTGGGATACCCTATATCATGCAGATTCCAATAGCACTTGCATTGTTGCTCCTATTCACCGTCCTGAATTTCCGAGGGATTGAAGAATCGGGGCGAACGCAAATTATCCTTGTTGTAGTCTTAATTATTGGTTTTGCTATATTCACCGGCATAAGTGCGTTTTTCGTGTCTGAAGCAAACTTGCAACCATTTATGCCAGCTGGCTGGCCAGGTATAATCGAAGCAACATCGTTCACATTCGTTTCCTATTTCGGTTTTGAGACAATTGCAACAGTAAGTGGAGAGGCAAGTGAACCGGGTAAGGATATTGCAGTTGCCACAATGGCTTCAGTCCTGATATGCACTGTTATTTTCGTTTCCATTGCATGGGTTGCAATCGGAGTTGTTGGCGGAGATGCGTTAGCAGCAGCAGTCTCTCCATTGATGCTTGTAGGTGAAGAAGCATTTGGCCTTGGAGGAATCGCTCTAGTTGGAGTTGTTGGAGCAATCGCTACGCTATCAAGTTTGAATACATCCCTACTGGCCTCATCACGGATTGTATTTGCCCTGGCAAGAGATGGATTCATGCCAGATCGGGTCTCAAAAACAAACGAGAATGGGGTGCCAGTAGCCGCTTTAATTCTTGCCGCTGCACTCATGGCGGTTTTCGTTTCCACAGGCGTTGTAGAATACGTTGCACATGTTGCAGACTTCAATCTATTTGTGGCGCTTATTCTCGTTACGATTAGTCTCCTCTTTTTAAGACGGAAAAGAGCAGTTTTGGAAAGACCCTTCAAGAGCCCACGAATCACAGCCCCTCTGTCCGCAATAGCTCTTGGATTTTTCCTACTCTTTCTCAACAATGTAGCCATTGCTACAGGAGTAGCAATCGTATTTGTAGGTATAATCATCTACCTCATGAAAATCACGCCTAGAGCAAATAGAGCGCTCACGCTTGGAGGAATCTCAGGAGCTGCTGGCTATGCGCTGTTATTTGTAATGTGGATCGGAGATTGGAGTCTAGTGTGGAATACTGGAACCCTCGAACTAGAGCTAGCACCGTTTCTTACAGTTGGCTCTGTGGCTCTGCTTTTCACCAGCTTGCTGTGCGCAATTCCCCTAGGCAGATTATTTGTAGGTGATGAATCCATTGATCCAGCATCTCCAACCCTTCATCGAGTGAAAATATTCGAAGACATCATTGCAGCAATAACGATTATCTTTGGAGTATTTGCTCTTGGTGCCTTCTACATCGTGTTCCACGGAGGCGTCACTTTTCCAGCAATGGGCGAAATGGCAGTTGGATATAGACTCCTTCTAATCCTATCGTTAGTGGGATATGCCTTTAGTGCTATTATTGCAGGAATAGTCCTTTGGCAGAGGAAATATGCAACTATGGAGGAATAACAGAAGCGAGGAGAGATGAGTATGAACAATAATGAAATCAAACAAACAGAAGATGAGCTTAAGCGTTTACAGAATAAAACCAAGAAGCTCGAACGCGAATTAGAAAGCAAAGAGTCCGAAATTGAAAAAGAGACCAGAGAACGAATCGCTGACCAGCTAAGAGATATGGGAGAAGAAGAAGCAAGCCTAAAAATACACTTGCAAGACCTTCGCAAAGCTCCCGAGTCAGGTCAAAAGATCAGAGATCGTGTAGATAATCTCAGAATGGAACTTGAAAAGTTAGTGACCGAAATGAAAGACATGGTGAAGCAAGAAGAGCAAGACAAAGAAAAGGAAGCCGAAGAAACTGAGGATTCTCAAGAGGGGCAAGCTGAAGAAGATACAGAAAAGGAAGAAGAAGCCATAAGCTCAGACGAAAGAGCGGCACTAATTGATCAGAAATGCGAGAAAGCAATGAGTATGCAAAAGACCTTAGAGGATAGAATAAAGCAATTTGACAGGATAGATAGAGAGCTATCCACAAAACTCGAAATTCTCGAATCTCGGAGACTGGTCAAGTCTATACGTGTCTGGTTTGGGGGTTTCATGATTTTCATTGGCGGAATGGTCATAACAGCCGGCCTCCTTCTGACCCTTTCCACCGAGGAATTCCCGTTCCTATATTCGATGTTCGATGATTTCTTCAATCCCATGCTTGTCTTCATGGGCATCGTTATGGTCCTTTCCGGATTTCTGCAACAAGCATAAACCAAGGGACCATGTCGAACCCCCTTGGTTCATTAGACGGCTAGGGCTTTGTCAAATATCTTAAAGTAGGACAGTATACGGAAAACAAACAAAAAAGGCTCAGAGCAAATCACGACAATATCTAGTAGAGCTGATACTATGAGCGAAGAATCTTCTGAGATCTTTCTACCCCGTATAACTGAGCTCATTCATATTTATTGCAAGAAGCATGCCGGTTCAATATCGGAAGAATCCATTGAAGAATTCAAGATGATCATGCAGATTCTTCAAGATGATATCGAGGCGATTACCGATTCATATCCAAGGGAATCCGCTCAATTCTTCCAAATACGTTCCACGCCATCCAAAATTGAGCAAGCTTTGGACATGAATAGGCCTACGAAGAGGATGATATACAATACCCTCAGGTCAGTCATGATCGCACTTTACGTCGGTGGCAAGAAGCAAAGCCAAGAGGAGTATGACCAATCAGAGTTTGCAGAGCTGGAGCCAGGAACCCGAATGGTTGGATTCAAAGCGTTAGCAAATCTAGCAGAGCTGCTTCACAAGAAAGCTGTTGAAGGAGATATTGCTCTTCATTAGCACCCACAGCTCGGTTACCATCTCATTAGACAGTCATAATGAATAGCGTTGCAGTCATTCTCGGTGAGAATCATACAAGCCGATATTTTCACGGTGCCAATCGAGTATTGCCCCGATATCACGACATTCTAAATTCCTCTCGCTGTTAAGAAGGGTTAACAAGTTAATCTAATCAGAGAGGATGGCAGTAACCGATGAAGAAAGGAAACAAGAACAAGCTCATCAAGGGTTTGACTGAACACGATGTACTAACCTGGGAAGAAGAAAAGATGAAATATCAGAAGAGGATGGGTCGAAAAGTTACTGATCTTGAATTCTTCAGGTACTTGTTAATGTCCTCATCACGGCCAGTTATTTCCTCAAAGGAGGGCGTCAGCTCGAAGTCACTTACGGGTGAAGGGCCGATTTATGATAAGAAGAAGGAGCTGTTACGACCATACAGTACCCATTCAGATGAGTTTGAGAACACATCAGCACCACAGGAAAGCAAGAAGGGGTCCTGAGCTCCCGACCGAGACTAGGGACCATTTGGTCGCAACCTTTATAAGTGAAATCTGATAAGAAATGGATGGAAGAACTGAAGGCAGAACAATTGACGGGTACGAGCATTTCTCAGTTCTGATAGCGACCTTACTTATTCCCACCTAGAAACCAAACGCAGTAGATGAGCTTAGGTAAGGACAAAAACAGAATCTGAGTTGAGTAAAGACCCTTCAAAGACAACATAAACGCAGGTGATGAGTGATGCCCAGGAAGGATGCTGGTGAGCTCGATACGTTATTCAAAGCATTGGGCCACATTACAAGACGTAGAATCCTACGACTTCTTGCCCGAGGACCACGATATCCATACGAACTAAGCAAGTTACTAGATGTAAATCGCCGCGTTGTCCTCAAGCATCTCGAATCGCTAGAGAACGCAGGACTCGTTGAACAACAGCCGGGCGAGAGCGATCTTGGACCTGACAGGATATACTATCATCTGAAAATGGGGTTTGGTCTATCGACAACAGTACTTCCTGATTCATTTCTCGTAGAACTCAAACGTTCCAGCAAGGAAATCTATCCCCTTGAAGAAGAACCAAAGCGTGAATCCAAAGAAGCAGATATAGAAGAAATAGAAAGGCTTCTTTCTGAGTTGGGATCTATTAAGCAGAAGCTAGATGACCTTGAAAAGAGGAAAATGGAACTGGTCAAGGAACGTGGCAAAATCGTACGAAAGATTGATGCAATCATGGAACAATGTAGATTGAGTCGGGAAGATTGCAGACATCTAAGAAGTCTCATTGACCCGGTAATCGCAAAAGAATATGGAAGAGCACGACGCGCTCAGTCATGGTCTGAGGTATTTGAAGAAGCCATGAAGATGTTTCGAAGTATGTTTCCTGACGAACAAGATGCACAATGATAAGTCCATTTGTCTTCAGAATGTGTTATGAATTATTTCTGCGAATGCAATTCATTCGTAATAGTGTTTCTTGCCCGTAGAAAGAAATAGTGTATGAATTGTCCCGCGAGATGCGGGACTTTTCTTTTTCTTTGAAGTTGCTCTGTTTGAGAATCAACGACTGATTCATTATGCAGCTACCAGTTCATATTCACATGCCATTGGGATATCTTTGAATCTGACATGATAGGTACATATTCAATTGGATTTGAAGGCAAGTCCACAGCAGAGGATTTGCGTATTGTCAAGTAGTGTTTTCCTCTAGAAGTCGATAGGCTTAGAATACCCTGAGCCAAGGAAAATAGCTGATTCATGATGATTTCGTCAGCCGTATCCATATGTATCAGGTAGAATTCTTTTGATCCTCTCTTGGTGCTTTCCTCTACGCTCTCTTTGAAAAACTGCACGACATCCCGTGGGAGGAAATCGATGAGCAAGGGGGTCAAACCCTCAAAAATTACGATTTCTGGCCCTAATACATTCCTCAGCTCTCTCAGCATGATGTTGATTTCATGGAGATGAGGCTGACAGCTATGCTTCCCGAGCGAGTCCTGACCATATGACGTTTCAAGAATGTGGAACAAATCGCTTTGCATAGATGAGAGCTCTTCCATGAGCTTCCGATTCCTCGCCTCGGTAACTACTTCAAGAGTATTCATGCCAATCTCAAGGGCTTTTCGGATGAGAGTGAGCATGAAAAGATCATAGTGACTATCCTGTGCTGCACTTACAAGAAAAACATAACCCGGTGGTGGCTTAATGAGAAGATCTTCAATTATTCTTCCGCCATACGCACGATCACGGGTGTCGTCCATGTTTGTGACCAACTCAGGTTTCTTCAATTCCCAGATGTTCTCTAATCAGTTCCACCAGCTCTTTTCCTGAAAAAGGTTTGATGATATAGTCATCACCGCCAGCGTCCTTTCCCCGTGCAATATCTCGCTTCAGGCCCTTTGCAGTGAAGAACAGAATAGGAGTGTCCTTGAATTTCTCTTTTGATTTCAAAATACTACAAACCTCGTAGCCATCCATTTTCGGAAGCATAACGTCAAGAAGGATAAGATCAGGTTCGGTTGCTTCTGCTATTTCCAACGCTTCTTCGCCATCAAAGGCACATTCCACGTTGAATCCATGTCGTCCTAGGAATGTCTCTGCTAGCTGAGTGGTAACGGTTTCATCGTCGACGACCAAAATCGTTGTATCCATGGTTAATCTATCCGTCAGTTTTCATTCTATAGGTATTAGGCTGTAGTCCATGAAGCCCGTTGTTCGGATTGGTTTGACAGCCAAGTAGTTGCTTCGGGGAATCATACCATGCAAGCTTAGCACACCATCAATATCTTCGATTCTGAGGTGTGTATTTGGAGAGAGTGATTCGCTCTTCACATCTTGATTCATGCCAAGAATACCCATTATCACTCTTCCGGTTTGAGATAGGGATGCAGTCACCGCCCCCACAAGGCTTCGAACAGCTCGAACACCATAGCGGTTTTCCAATGAATCCAAAGATAACAGAGCTGTGGCAGTCTGGTTGAATTCTCGTTCTAGTTGAGTACTCTCATATCGAATTTCCTGCAATGTTTTCCATGGGTCATCGTCCAATTCTCTACAATTTGGAAGATCTCTGGATGTCTGTCGGCCGAAGAAGACAACTTGGTGAGAGATTTTCTCCGTCCCTACAAAACGCCTTAATCCATCAATGAACCGATCGGGTGACCAGCCTTCCGGTAAGAGTACAATAGCGGGCCGACCAAGATTCAAATGGTTCGAAAGGAACGGAATGTAGATTGTTTCCAAATATGGAGCTGCCAGATTCTCTACTTCCAGTAGATTCATAGAACCTTTCTTGAGACCTCCGCCAAGCAAATCATCAAGGCTCTCGTTTCCGGTGGATACGGTTCGATCAGATAAATCTTCGATGGGTTCCTTCTCAACGGTGATTGCTGGATACTGATGCTGATACCATGGTATAGATGTAAATCTTCCATTATGGAGTGTGAAAAGAAACGCCTCTTGCTCCAAGGCATGACAGCGCATCTTCTCTATTACCAACTCACGGTACATTCTCTCATGTTTGTGTATCTTTCTGAGGTTGACAACAAGATCGGAGAGATGCCGAAGCGATACATTCAGAGGGCGAGCTAGATCTCCTTCTGCAACCAGCACAAGACGCTTCTTTGATCCACGAGCTTGCCGTGTTACCAAACGCTGCATTCTCGCTCTATCAGATTCGCGCAGATAATGAAGTAGATTGCTCCACGAATCGATTATCACAACGTCGGCCGTTTCTAGGCCTTTAGGACTCTCAACAAAAGGTGACAGAACATCTGAGAGCGTTGAGCCAGCACAGTCCTCAACCGAGACGATATTAGGGCTCACGGGAATGAATCTGTCTTCCCAAGAGTCTGAGAATCCTGAAACCGAATTCCTTGTAAATTCGATGTTCTCGCTCGTAGTTATTAGAAGGCATGTGTCTTCTCTGGATCTGAACAGTTCTGAGGCGAAGAGACTTTTCCCTGTACCAGGAAGTCCTAAAACGGCCACTATATAGCCTCGACTGGTATCCAGGGCCTCCAAGAAACTGGAGGGCATAGCCCCATTAGTGCTCATATGTAGTTTTCCCCTTGCTTAATACACTTCTTTCAAAATAGAGTATATATAGCTACGTCTAATATAACGGCATTTAGCAGTATATTTGTCTGAAATTAAAACAACAAATAGCAGGTTTTAGTTCAAAGAGACTCTTCTAAGCGTGTGATGAAGGTTTTGAAATATGGACATATTTGTCTCATCCAGAAAAGATTACCAAAGCATTCCTTACCCAAGGATGTTCGTTCGACTCTACATTCGAAGTTTTTCTCAGGATCAAAGAAGATACACGTATCGCTTTCGATCGATGAGTCTTGATAGATGTTCCTGCGAACATCACGCATAAGAGACGCATTCTCCGAATGGAGCCAGGATTCCGCCGATCCCAGCAGTTCATGGATCTCTTCTAGCAACTCTTCATCTGGAGAAGAATCCCGCTCCCATTCTGTCATGATTTCGCTTACTTTGGCATTGAACACAAAAAGTGGATGGTCAGTTTCAGCTGAAATCTCTGCCGCTTCTCGATACAATTCGATAGCTGTATCGAAATCCTGAGCCATGAAATGAGCATCAGCAGCTAGGAATAGACCTAATCGCATAATCTGCTTCATCTGAGATTTCTCTGCAATTCGAATACCTTCTTCATATCTCTTCAAAGCATTCTCGGTATTTCCCTTTCTTAGGGCGACGTCTCCAAGATTGATCGTTGCAGTTGCAATTCCTATGAGGTACTCTGCTTCTTCACTGATTTCTAGGGCTCTCTGATTGTATGTTTGCATCTGATTGATTTGACCTAACGATTTGTCGATTTCACCAACATTAATCAGAGTCTTGGCAAGCCCAATTTGATCATTTAGACGCTGTTGAAGAACAAGTAACTCCTCGAAGTTATCACGGGCATCTTGCAACTGTCCTTTATCCAGCAAGAGTACGCCCTTGAGATTCCTAGCATTTGCTAGCCCCTGAATGTAGCCCATACGGTCATACTTTCTTAGGGCTGAGTTGGTCAAACTGAGTGCACGATCATACTCATTGGAAATCCAGAGCGCGTGTGCTCTATAATACCTAATGTCGGTCAATGCAAGTTGATGATTCAAGTGTTTTGCAGTACTATGGGCTGAATCGAGACGAATCAAACCTTCTTCTCTAGATTTGGACTGGGCTAGGAGAGCTGCTAGAATAATCCTTGGACGCAGCAAAGCGGCCTGCACACCTTCTCGGACTTTGGCATCAGTTGAGGTTGCCTTTGTTACTTTGTCAATGCTTTCACTGGCCACCTCCCTAGCTCTTCCATAGTATCCCAAATCGACAAGAACAGATGCGAGCTCACCTGAAAGCTCAGCGTAGGCTATGTAGTCTTTCTCTTGCCAGAGCTGATTAACGTAGTTCCGCAAGTTGTTCAGCCATCGAGGATCCAGACTCTGTCTGCAATAGGCAGCCGCAGCGTAGCCTTTCGCTGTAAGATTGTTTGACTCCTTTGCAAGGATCTGG
This region includes:
- a CDS encoding amino acid permease, yielding MEQEEQENSEVKREVGVYTLIAIGVGGTLGASIFAILGYAAGMAGPSVVLSFLIGGLLTVLVGLTYSELSSTFPESGGGYTFAKKAYGGLPAFLTGWLMAFSNIVFGALSALGFAQIIGFVAGIPYIMQIPIALALLLLFTVLNFRGIEESGRTQIILVVVLIIGFAIFTGISAFFVSEANLQPFMPAGWPGIIEATSFTFVSYFGFETIATVSGEASEPGKDIAVATMASVLICTVIFVSIAWVAIGVVGGDALAAAVSPLMLVGEEAFGLGGIALVGVVGAIATLSSLNTSLLASSRIVFALARDGFMPDRVSKTNENGVPVAALILAAALMAVFVSTGVVEYVAHVADFNLFVALILVTISLLFLRRKRAVLERPFKSPRITAPLSAIALGFFLLFLNNVAIATGVAIVFVGIIIYLMKITPRANRALTLGGISGAAGYALLFVMWIGDWSLVWNTGTLELELAPFLTVGSVALLFTSLLCAIPLGRLFVGDESIDPASPTLHRVKIFEDIIAAITIIFGVFALGAFYIVFHGGVTFPAMGEMAVGYRLLLILSLVGYAFSAIIAGIVLWQRKYATMEE
- a CDS encoding helix-turn-helix domain-containing protein, with product MPRKDAGELDTLFKALGHITRRRILRLLARGPRYPYELSKLLDVNRRVVLKHLESLENAGLVEQQPGESDLGPDRIYYHLKMGFGLSTTVLPDSFLVELKRSSKEIYPLEEEPKRESKEADIEEIERLLSELGSIKQKLDDLEKRKMELVKERGKIVRKIDAIMEQCRLSREDCRHLRSLIDPVIAKEYGRARRAQSWSEVFEEAMKMFRSMFPDEQDAQ
- a CDS encoding response regulator, whose translation is MDTTILVVDDETVTTQLAETFLGRHGFNVECAFDGEEALEIAEATEPDLILLDVMLPKMDGYEVCSILKSKEKFKDTPILFFTAKGLKRDIARGKDAGGDDYIIKPFSGKELVELIREHLGIEET
- a CDS encoding tetratricopeptide repeat protein, giving the protein MTEGSIIPEFRMYENRLTPTEIQEIEQRFSVETKAGKDRFRSFTDVLTEYVGSGECTNRSSGLVAMCAKASFLRGKYGFNQILAKESNNLTAKGYAAAAYCRQSLDPRWLNNLRNYVNQLWQEKDYIAYAELSGELASVLVDLGYYGRAREVASESIDKVTKATSTDAKVREGVQAALLRPRIILAALLAQSKSREEGLIRLDSAHSTAKHLNHQLALTDIRYYRAHALWISNEYDRALSLTNSALRKYDRMGYIQGLANARNLKGVLLLDKGQLQDARDNFEELLVLQQRLNDQIGLAKTLINVGEIDKSLGQINQMQTYNQRALEISEEAEYLIGIATATINLGDVALRKGNTENALKRYEEGIRIAEKSQMKQIMRLGLFLAADAHFMAQDFDTAIELYREAAEISAETDHPLFVFNAKVSEIMTEWERDSSPDEELLEEIHELLGSAESWLHSENASLMRDVRRNIYQDSSIESDTCIFFDPEKNFECRVERTSLGKECFGNLFWMRQICPYFKTFITRLEESL